The following is a genomic window from bacterium.
CTGCCATGATGGCACTTCTCCATCCTACGGAACAATAAAGAACTGTCTTGGTTGGTGAAGTCTCAGCTGTTATCTCCTCGAGGAGGGCAGGGAGTTGTGCTCCCCTTAGGTGGCTCATATAAAACTCATCACCAGTACGTACATCAATCAGTCTCAGCGTTTGTTTTTCTTCCAACATTCGGTTGAGCTCGTGCGGTGTGATCGTCGGAACATTAGGAAAAGCCCCCCTTATTTCTTCCATAACCGCCGTTATCTGAGATGATCCCGGGTTTCTTCTTGGCTGCATGTTCAAGGTTATGAGGAGGGCTGCCAGTGAAA
Proteins encoded in this region:
- a CDS encoding rhodanese-like domain-containing protein translates to MNRQKISTHASFLTLGCILSLAALLITLNMQPRRNPGSSQITAVMEEIRGAFPNVPTITPHELNRMLEEKQTLRLIDVRTGDEFYMSHLRGAQLPALLEEITAETSPTKTVLYCSVGWRSAIMADSMIESGVHNVFNLAGGIFYWTQLGYPIYREGKETNQVHPYNATWSDLLPEQFHPKTFSPIEES